Proteins encoded in a region of the Cotesia glomerata isolate CgM1 unplaced genomic scaffold, MPM_Cglom_v2.3 scaffold_40, whole genome shotgun sequence genome:
- the LOC123274521 gene encoding maternal protein tudor-like isoform X4, which yields MTNINQPRERINFFVTHVRTNGPWLQICGQMDRNNAREVERLISILKDGFDRGIGKTTTQNIHSSICCAYHEDNYYRAKIIKVESDVKIYVEFVDYGNSEYVHISQIRLLETTNEGLKLQSIPSLMIEFPLTTVMPINNMWSRAIIDVINNLLRYHEFPVEIFDYGNQQKFTLYYNGRDFAEYLVTSQMALMTPTAHEIRPTKDIQMIRQQHQLQQQQQQQHQQHQQSQYHQPQLQQPQVQQPQLQPPSLHLANPMYRPGPAPTPVPCESHGVNMTINDNFQMKLRQPRSIPSNKPLQENWRRPYPSTVQQMRPPTSISPRSQDSAAFKSRNLERDTRHQVLVSDVEDGPLKFNVQLQSCAQELDTLSRNINSIPLKPLSEPPIHGAACLALNSKTNRIRRAVVSTVINTYKVKVWYCDYGDQEILPHSSIYEIPPNYSNPQALSVIFTLSGVRELNVTPEMKQYFKDLVLGKTLTLVVMPREDSPLMHYGNLFIDDKNVLEMILEAFPDSTIKFLEAPYLTSGTRENVQVSYVDSCSKFFVQLNKNVLDMESLANSLTECVKIAPPIKTANIKVGLKCLAHSSADSEWYRAEVIKVVDNYVTVHYVDYGNDETIPCNAIRSIRSEELTKIPIQALQCILNGFEFVPYNPEVDDKFEAYVLDKPLVMAVLDVKPSGLIVDLYDSNVKPIANISAKLRNGTLEVPTSAPVSQPQSASTGSTHYQDDISDTSKRSFREKRSDMKTQLFSSIHQHTAKAKSTKNAREENDSSTSKNHNDSYPQSHENSSFENTRAKNWKNAENEDKRYNSREPKSTSRDWSGHCDRSNRDYSRNDRSAPRYDRNDINDRFDNDNNMNGRRDRSSGRGRISSGSRDRFDRNNAGDTSWSDKDSNASSRGSGRRGRRPDRGGPRGGSSQSRGPGRGSSINGGITGARRDRPRSTSNDNENDFERNLKPNNRSNDFNNYTSSDNTRFKQNNQRYNDQRNDRNKKSEIDVWDPVTTVTSTDECSPAAYSSSLLSSSSLASSSIVQITPPNITLGAIKHCEIVFITSPTDFHVQLRPDNLELDPVMNRIAQIYETGGNNLSEANAKVGTSCVAQYSEDLKWYRAVIQSIEPFGVTVRFVDYGNVESVTYDKIKELDAELAKLPVQAINCKLLAASKTVWDTNEINEFTSLVELTSLEAEFVAEENNVYEVLVREVVDNETFGPYLNERFSNGADLMQAKEVAKNKNRSSRDGKLITHAATDNYAPLEQTWIEPRINLPMEEGVIVTWLIDPDNFYCQLLGRSKDFRSMMNEMQKIYSKRQPARDKIAVGSTVIAVFADDGAFYRAEVLQVMSDIFVVRYVDFGNTAIVKSSEIYRVDKKFMDLPKQAVCCSLKNVIPPGSGWSKSIHDDIDRLFNVENLRCKFLQESNNKYLVSLTHDGQDLADILVQKGLAASPNSHAVVDFINLETIDEVEAEENVDSNHHLSQIDISYLRGQILRVKISKVESVNKFYIQLPSAAASEKIIDNYMANQDQKMLALSGELSIMQKQAVECSLANAVSSSADNTFRNLVENKEVIIRVNEVNYNRLVVDVFDESGKKIKLQNEADESISPICPMPIFFHQHQVAVSHVNNSKSIWLKRDADQDTDAALLNELFEYYSTSGQQLDIEINKFCAAQCSDGNWYRAKIVTKTGSGAVVLYIDYGNTEEVSLDKLKELERNFFKHSQLAIEVRLTFNLGGGTKEQEILNTYVLNQSFNATLRLNANNDWVASLNLKSGQPLEDQLRELGLLEHGESQAIKVTKEAMLPVINEPEDLIIGGKFKVVVAHVENPTQFWIQRLNDLPALEQLEKKLQDDALNYLPIEGVPEENLICVALDTANSLWNRAEVIVADTEMVTVRYIDYGNTDVLLDMSKIKQLPNSMKSIKWYATKCRLDLIPIDCEDWSESAINYFADKTVENENLTAIVIADGSSKRIDLIDDNGSITKMLVNENLAKQIQAHEDVIDEVVENVLDPRSAFICHINSPGEFWVQEEKSVADLEHIADRFLVADMFPKVTQVVPGELCVAKFPDDNSWYRARIISHGSSGTNVFYIDYGNSAVSTEIRVIPDDVKNIPPLSRKSCLPLPPGIEKWSEAAREEFIKMADDGATIFFLDVIEEGETSTVKLTLNGENIVNSLEKFCEKKIATESSAEANPEIDNSTNKVFVSHVNSPYDFYVQEQKHIADLDMMTERLTTADTFLQLDEIKEEVLCIAQFPEDSAWYRARALSHGNEGTQVIYIDYGNTAVTTELRKIPVDLESLPPLSRHCRLAAPANVEWSCEAYQEFIKLVDDGNSEFIMMIKDETDEISTVQLIFNGEDITEKLNQYCKKLVPVIEERLPPLGEETSLNVMISHVISPSEFWIQAENKISELELMAERLNGAENFSPLEVPIGGIICVAKFPEDSLWYRAKILTHHESINDIEVSFIDYGNSSLTSEIRQLPEELAKIPPLSKFCSLKMPDDVECWSLEACEKFIELVSDGQTMFEYKELYGNDITYVDLKCNGQDVVEILASLCSKKTSSTTTVDQKVIPENIEYKIEKHSICENIKMEKEFNSHTYEKYCESNFSSNTSGVDVLTNSDNSHDGNPFEKVETSEIVNSTLKQSDATVDDSSAVGDTLIINSNWRATENIDKASASVDETLPEQQTVIEITRNLSTDISSEKMNRKLSISEIETLPVEQAELTTESITTELSSTQIKTSTFDITLKESSNIDTKDEVTMVDTNVETFFEKEKTVSYEKKILANDVSIVEPEPKTTPADINTDDVIEIEDSISIEEKLTPVELILDEEQNIITIEEEISPRDIVVEEQDSIIIIEDEISHAESSNEPIITEKKKTVTVSDCFVVDENEISAQQEIITPDSSIPPSPIGDMPRYGRRNSTPHEEKIVPGSINKGIELTTDEETIEVETIEKSSV from the exons TGGAAAGGTTGATATCGATTCTTAAAGATGGTTTTGATCGAGGAATCGGTAAAACTACTACACAAAATATCCATTCCAGCATATGCTGTGCTTATCATGAAGATAATTATTACCgtgcaaaaataattaaagttgaatccgatgtaaaaatttatgtcgAATTTGTCGATTATGGTAACAGTGAATACGTTCACATATCGCAAATACGATTACTTGAAACAACAAATGAAGGTTTGAAACTACAATCTATTCCGTCATTAATGATAGAATTTCCTTTAACGACAGTTATGCCTATTAATAATATGTGGAGTCGGGCTATTATTGacgttattaataatttgttgAGATATCATGAGTTTCCGGttgaaatatttgattatggtaatcaacaaaaatttacattatacTACAATGGACGAGATTTTGCTGAGTATTTGGTAACTAGTCAAATGGCTTTGATGACGCCGACAGCTCATGAGATcag GCCTACCAAGGACATTCAAATGATTAGACAGCAGCACCAACttcagcagcagcagcaacaacaacatcaACAACATCAACAATCTCAATATCATCAACCACAACTTCAACAACCTCAAGTTCAGCAACCCCAACTTCAACCACCATCACTTCATTTAGCAAATCCGATGTATCGGCCAGGACCAGCACCTACACCAGTGCCTTGTGAATCTCATGGAGTGAATATGACTATCAACgataattttcaaatgaaaTTACGACAGCCACGGTCAATTCCATCTAACAAACCTCTTCAAGAAAATTGGCGACGACCTTATCCATCTACTGTTCAACAAATGAGACCACCAACATCAATTTCACCTCGCTCACAAGATTCAGCTGCCTTCAAATCACGTAATTTAGAACGTGATACGAGACATCAAGTGCTTGTATCAGATGTCGAAGATGGTCCCCTTAAATTTAATGTCCAGTTACAGAGTTGTGCTCAAGAACTTGATACTTTGTCgagaaatataaatagtatTCCGCTGAAACCGCTATCAGAACCACCAATTCACGGTGCTGCATGTCTTGCACTTAATTCCAAGACCAACCGAATACGTCGTGCTGTTGTTTCGACTGTTATCAACACATATAAAGTTAAGGTATGGTACTGTGATTATGGCGACCAAGAAATTTTACCACATTCTAGTATTTATGAAATACCACCAAATTACTCGAATCCACAAGCGTTGtcagtaatatttacattgagtGGCGTACGTGAGTTAAATGTTACACCAGAAATGAAACAATATTTCAAGGATTTGGTGCTCGGCAAGACTTTAACCTTAGTCGTGATGCCTCGTGAAGATTCACCATTGATGCACTacggaaatttatttattgatgacAAGAATGTTTTGGAAATGATATTAGAGGCTTTTCCAGACTCTACAATAAAGTTTCTTGAAGCTCCTTATTTGACATCTGGCACCCGTGAAAATGTTCAAGTATCTTACGTCGATTCGTgtagtaaattttttgtacaattGAACAAAAATGTATTGGATATGGAATCTTTAGCAAATTCTTTGACAGAATGTGTTAAAATAGCACCGCCGATTAAAACAGCGAACATAAAAGTAGGATTAAAATGTCTAGCTCATAGTAGCGCTGATTCTGAAtg gTATCGAGCGGAAGTTATAAAAGTTGTCGATAATTACGTTACAGTCCATTACGTTGATTATGGCAATGATGAAACGATTCCATGTAATGCTATTCGTTCAATTCGCAGTGAAGAACTCACGAAGATACCAATTCAAGCCTTACAGTGTATCCTTAATGGCTTCGAGTTCGTACCTTACAATCCAGAAGTTGATGATAAATTTGAGGCCTACGTTTTGGATAAACCTCTGGTGATGGCTGTCTTGGATGTTAAACCGTCAGGACTTATAGTCGATCTTTATGACTCCAACGTTAAACCGATTGCAAATATATCGGCTAAACTGAGAAATGGTACTTTGGAAGTACCCACTTCAGCACCAGTTAGTCAACCTCAATCCGCAAGCACAGGTTCAACTCACTATCAAGATGATATCAGTGATACTTCAAAGAGAAGTTTCCGCGaaaaaag GTCTGACATGAAAACTCAGCTGTTTTCATCAATCCATCAACATACAGCCAAAGCGAAAAGTACTAAAAATGCacg CGAAGAAAACGACAGCAGTACATCCAAGAATCATAACGACTCTTACCCACAGTCACACGAGAATTCttcattcgaaaatactcgagCTAAGAATTGGAAAAATGCTGAAAATGAAGACAAACGCTACAACAGTCGTGAACCAAAGTCAACAAGTCGTGACTGGTCAGGCCATTGTGATAGAAGCAATAGAGATTATTCACGAAACGATCGATCTGCTCCACGCTATGATAGAAACGATATCAACGATAGGTTTGATAATGACAACAACATGAATGGCCGTCGAGATCGTAGTAGTGGACGTGGACGTATAAGCTCGGGTAGTCGAGACAGATTCGATCGTAATAATGCAGGAGACACCTCATGGAGTGATAAAGATTCAAATGCATCGTCACGAGGGAGTGGTAGACGTGGCAGACGACCAGATAGAGGTGGACCACGTGGAGGGTCATCCCAGAGCAGAGGTCCAGGAAGAGGCAGCAGCATCAACGGCGGAATAACTGGAGCTCGTCGAGACAGACCACGAAGTACTAGCAACGACAACGAGAATGATTTCGAACGAAATCTCAAACCCAACAATCGAtctaatgattttaataattacacttCATCCGACAATACACGATTCAAGCAAAATAATCAAAGATACAATGATCAGCGCAATGACCGAAATAAAAAGAGTGAaattgatgtttgggatccgGTAACTACAGTTACTAGTACTGACGAGTGTTCACCAGCTGCATATTCCTcgtcattattatcatcatcatcactgGCATCATCATCAATAGTTCAAATTACCCCACCTAATATTACTCTTGGTGCTATAAAACATTGtgaaattgtatttataactAGTCCTACAGATTTTCACGTGCAACTAAGACCTGATAATTTAGAATTAGATCCTGTTATGAATAGAATCGCACAAATTTATGAGACTGGGGGTAATAATTTGTCTGAGGCGAATGCCAAAGTTGGTACGAGTTGTGTTGCTCAGTACTCAGAAGATTTAAAATGGTATCGTGCTGTAATTCAATCAATTGAACCATTTGGAGTTACCGTAAGATTCGTAGATTACGGAAATGTTGAATCTGTGACCTATGATAAGATAAAAGAACTTGACGCTGAACTTGCTAAATTACCAGTTCAAGCTATCAACTGTAAACTGCTCGCCGCATCAAAAACCGTATGGGACACCAACGAAATTAACGAATTTACTTCACTTGTAGAGTTGACGTCACTTGAAGCTGAATTTGTTGCTGAAGAAAATAATGTTTATGAAGTTCTCGTCCGTGAAGTTGTCGATAATGAAACTTTTGGGCCGTATTTAAATGAGCGATTTTCCAATGGTGCTGATTTAATGCAAGCCAAAGAAGttgctaaaaataaaaatcgatcTAGTCGCGatggaaaattaattactcacgCAGCAACAGATAACTACGCACCGTTAGAACAAACATGGATTGAACCTCGTATAAATTTACCAATGGAAGAAGGTGTTATTGTCACATGGCTAATTGACCcagataatttttactgtcaaCTTCTTGGTAGGTCAAAAGATTTCCGATCAATGATGAATGAAATGCAAAAGATCTACTCTAAACGACAGCCTGCTCGAGATAAGATTGCTGTTGGTTCGACAGTCATAGCTGTTTTCGCTGATGATGGGGCATTTTATCGAGCTGAAGTTCTTCAAGTTATGTCTGATATTTTTGTTGTTCGCTACGTTGACTTTGGAAATACAGCTATAGTGAAATCATCCGAGATCTATcgtgttgataaaaaattcatggatTTACCGAAGCAAGCTGTATGCTGTAGCTTGAAAAACGTTATACCTCCAGGAAGTGGCTGGTCAAAATCAATCCATGATGACATCGATCGTCTCTTTAAtgttgaaaatcttcgatgcAAATTTCTGCAAGAAAGTAATAACAAATACTTGGTTTCCTTGACACACGACGGTCAAGATTTGGCTGATATCTTGGTGCAAAAAGGCTTGGCTGCTTCACCAAATTCTCATG CTGTCGTGGATTTCATTAATTTGGAAACTATTGATGAAGTAG AAGCAGAAGAGAATGTCGATAGCAATCATCATTTGTCACAAATAGACATAAGCTATTTACGTGGACAGATCTTACGagttaaaatatcaaaagtcGAAAGTGTAAACAAATTTTACATACAATTACCATCTGCAGCAGctagtgaaaaaataattgataattatatgGCTAATCAAGATCAAAag atGTTGGCGTTGTCAGGAGAACTTTCTATCATGCAAAAACAGGCTGTTGAATGCAGTTTAGCTAATGCTGTTTCCTCTTCAGCTGACAATACTTTCAGGAATCTAGTTGAGAATAAAGAAGTTATTATTCGTGTCAATGAAGTTAATTATAAccg tCTTGTTGTAGACGTATTTGACGAAAGCGGTAAGAAGATAAAACTTCAAAATGAAGCAGATGAAAGTATCAGTCCCATATGCCCTATGCCAATATTTTTCCACCAACATCAAGTTGCTGTTTCGCATGTAAATAACTCGAAAAGTATTTGGCTGAAACGAGATGCTGATCAAGATACTGACGCAGCTCTTCTCAATGAACTTTTTGAGTACTACTCTACGTCTGGACAACAATTGGATATTGAAATCAACAAGTTCTGTGCAGCTCAATGTTCCGATGGTAATTGGTACCGTGCAAAAATCGTTACTAAAACGGGCTCGGGAGCAGTTGTGCTTTACATCGACTATGGTAATACTGAAGAAGTTTCTTTggataaattaaaagaattagaACGAAATTTCTTTAAGCATTCTCAACTGGCAATTGAAGTAAGACTGACCTTTAATCTCGGAGGTGGAACGAAAGAGCAAGAAATTCTTAATACTTACGTATTGAACCAGTCATTCAACGCAACACTGCGATTAAATGCTAATAATGACTGGGTTGCGtcattaaatttgaaatcagGCCAACCGCTGGAAGACCAATTGCGTGAATTAGGGCTCCTGGAACATGGTGAGAGTCAAGCAATAAAAGTAACCAAAGAAGCAATGCTTCCAGTTATTAATGAACCAGAAGACTTAATCATTGGAGGTAAATTTAAAGTTGTTGTTGCTCATGTAGAAAACCCAACACAGTTTTGGATTCAAAGATTAAATGATTTGCCTGCTCTCGAACAActcgagaaaaaattacaagacgATGCTTTGAATTATCTACCAATTGAAGGTGTTCCTGAAGAAAATCTTATTTGTGTAGCTCTTGACACTGCAAACTCTCTGTGGAACAGAGCAGAGGTTATAGTAGCTGACACAGAAATGGTTACAGTTCGCTACATCGACTACGGAAACACGGATGTGTTACTTGACATGAGCAAAATTAAACAGCTTCCAAATTCAATGAAGTCAATAAAATGGTATGCTACAAAATGCCGATTGGATCTAATTCCAATAGATTGCGAAGATTGGAGTGAAAGcgctattaattattttgcagaTAAAACTGTAGAAAATGAGAACTTAACTGCCATTGTTATAGCTGATGGTAGTTCAAAGCGTATTGATCTTATTGACGATAACGGCAGTATTACCAAAATGCTAGTCAATGAAAACTTAGCAAAACAGATTCAAGCTCATGAAGATGTTATCGATGAAGTAGTTGAAAATGTTCTCGATCCACGATCAGCTTTTATCTGCCATATTAATTCTCCTGGTGAATTTTGGGTGCAAGAAGAAAAATCAGTAGCTGATTTAGAGCACATCGCAGACCGTTTTCTCGTTGCTGATATGTTTCCTAAAGTTACTCAAGTTGTACCAGGAGAACTCTGTGTTGCCAAATTTCCCGATGACAATTCTTGGTATCGCGCACGAATTATTTCGCATGGTTCATCGGGAACAAATGTCTTTTACATTGATTATGGAAATTCTGCGGTATCAACTGAAATTCGAGTAATTCCAGATGACGTAAAAAATATACCACCATTATCACGTAAATCTTGTTTACCATTACCACCAGGTATCGAGAAATGGTCTGAAGCAGCACGTGAGGAGTTCATTAAGATGGCTGATGATGGAGCAACAATATTTTTCCTGGATGTTATTGAAGAAGGAGAAACTTCTACAGTCAAGCTTACTCTTAATGGTGAAAATATTGTTAActcattagaaaaattttgtgaaaaaaaaattgcaacaGAAAGTTCAGCCGAAGCCAATCCTGAAATTGATAATTCTACTAATAAAGTGTTTGTTAGTCACGTCAATTCACCATACGACTTCTACGTTCAAGAACAAAAACACATAGCGGATTTAGATATGATGACTGAGCGATTGACAACTGCTGACACGTTTTTGCAACTCGATGAAATTAAAGAAGAAGTTTTGTGTATCGCTCAGTTTCCCGAAGATTCTGCATGGTATCGAGCACGAGCATTGTCACATGGGAATGAAGGCACACAAGTTATCTACATTGATTATGGAAATACGGCAGTAACTACAGAGCTTCGAAAAATTCCAGTTGATTTAGAATCACTACCACCTTTATCGCGGCATTGTCGTCTAGCTGCACCTGCAAATGTTGAGTGGTCTTGTGAAGCTTATCAAGAGTTTATTAAGCTTGTCGATGATGGTAACAGTGAGTTCATAATGATGATAAAAGATGAAACTGATGAAATATCAACAGTTCAGCTTATTTTCAATGGCGAAGAtattactgaaaaattaaatcagtatTGTAAAAAACTAGTACCTGTGATTGAAGAAAGACTGCCTCCACTAGGTGAAGAAACTTCTCTTAATGTCATGATAAGTCATGTTATTTCGCCATCCGAATTTTGGATACaagctgaaaataaaatttcagaacTTGAACTGATGGCCGAACGCCTAAATGGTGCTGAGAATTTCTCACCTTTGGAAGTGCCTATCGGCGGAATCATTTGTGTTGCTAAATTTCCAGAAGATAGTTTGTGGTACCGCGCTAAAATTCTAACTCATCATGAATCTATTAATGATATAGAAGTATCTTTTATTGATTACGGTAACTCGTCTTTAACAAGTGAGATTCGTCAACTGCCAGAGGAGTTGGCTAAAATTCCTCCTTTGTCGAAATTTTGTTCATTGAAGATGCCAGACGATGTTGAATGTTGGTCTCTAGAAGCTTGCGAAAAGTTCATTGAACTCGTATCAGATGGACAGACGATGTTTGAGTACAAAGAACTCTACGGAAACGATATAACCTACGTCGATCTTAAATGTAACGGACAAGACGTTGTAGAAATACTTGCTTCATTATGTTCAAAAAAGACAAGTTCAACTACTACTGTTGATCAGAAAGTAATTCCTGAAAATATTGAGTATAAAATCGAAAAACACTCAATatgtgaaaatattaaaatggaAAAAGAATTCAACTCACACAcgtatgaaaaatattgtgaaagtaatttttcaagtaatacGTCTGGTGTTGATGTGTTAACGAATTCAGATAATTCACACGATGGCAATCCGTTTGAAAAAGTTGAAACTTCGGAAATTGTTAATAGTACATTAAAACAATCTGATGCAACTGTTGATGATTCATCAGCCGTCGGCGATACTTTGATCATCAATTCTAATTGGAGAGCTACTGAAAACATCGATAAAGCTTCAGCCAGTGTTGATGAAACTCTCCCTGAACAACAGACTGTAATCGAAATAACACGTAATCTTTCAACAGATATAAGTTCAGAGAAAATGAACAGAAAACTATCAATTTCTGAAATCGAGACATTACCTGTTGAACAAGCTGAATTGACTACTGAGTCAATTACTACTGAGTTATCAAGCACTCAGATTAAAACTTCTACTTTTGATATCACTCTGAAAGAGAGTTCAAATATTGATACTAAAGATGAAGTTACTATGGTTGATACTAATGTAGAGacgttttttgaaaaagaaaaaacagtcagttatgaaaaaaaaattctggcaAACGATGTTTCAATTGTAGAACCAGAACCAAAAACTACCCCAGCTGATATAAATACTGATGACGTAATTGAAATCGAAGACTCTATAagtattgaagaaaaattaactccggttgaattaattttagacgAAGAACAGAATATAATTACTATAGAAGAAGAAATATCTCCCCGCGATATCGTAGTTGAGGAGCAAGATtccattatcattattgaagACGAAATCAGTCATGCAGAATCATCAAATGAACCAATTATcacagagaaaaaaaagaCGGTCACTGTATCTGATTGTTTCGTTGTTGACGAAAATGAGATAAGTGCTCAACAAGAAATCATAACTCCGGATAGTTCAATACCTCCGTCACCGATTGGAGACATGCCAAGGTATGGACGACGTAATTCAACGCCCCATGAGGAGAAAATAGTTCCGGGTAGCATCAATAAAGGTATTGAGTTAACCACCGACGAAGAAACGATTGAAGTCGAAACGATTGAAAAATCTTcggtttaa